In Halapricum desulfuricans, a single window of DNA contains:
- a CDS encoding phosphopantetheine adenylyltransferase, producing the protein MKVALGGTFDPIHDGHRALFERAFELADVTVGLTSDELAPRTRNEDRPIRSFERRKRDLETELRSYAEEYDRDFEVRELTEPTGIATEPQFDALVVSPETETGGRRINEIRREHGDDPLEIEVVDHVLAEDGDIISSTRIVTGEIDQHGNLTPEREGRKPIEE; encoded by the coding sequence ATGAAGGTCGCGCTGGGCGGGACGTTCGATCCGATCCACGACGGCCACCGGGCGCTGTTCGAGCGCGCGTTCGAACTGGCCGACGTCACCGTCGGGCTCACCAGCGACGAACTGGCACCGCGCACCCGCAACGAGGACCGACCGATCCGGAGTTTCGAGCGGCGCAAACGCGATCTCGAAACCGAACTTCGCTCCTACGCCGAGGAGTACGACCGGGACTTCGAGGTCCGAGAGTTAACCGAGCCGACCGGCATCGCGACGGAACCGCAGTTCGACGCGCTGGTCGTCTCGCCCGAGACCGAAACCGGTGGCCGCCGGATCAACGAGATCCGCCGGGAGCACGGCGACGACCCGCTCGAGATCGAAGTCGTCGATCACGTGCTCGCCGAAGACGGCGACATCATCTCCAGCACGCGGATCGTCACCGGCGAGATCGACCAACACGGAAATCTCACGCCCGAACGCGAGGGGCGCAAGCCGATCGAGGAGTAG
- a CDS encoding cyclin family protein, whose product MYRARDAVENEQWIAAIEEASERLDLGTETRSRAADLFLTNAPESDRSKRAVLAASVYVSALTTGERRSQSAVADATGVSRLAIQSRWKEILESAGFDAPDW is encoded by the coding sequence GTGTATCGCGCCCGCGACGCCGTCGAGAACGAGCAGTGGATCGCCGCCATCGAGGAGGCGAGCGAGCGTCTCGACCTCGGAACTGAGACGCGGTCGCGGGCGGCCGATCTGTTCCTGACGAACGCCCCCGAGTCCGACCGCTCCAAGCGGGCCGTCCTCGCGGCGAGCGTCTACGTGAGTGCACTCACGACGGGCGAGCGGCGATCCCAGAGCGCGGTCGCGGACGCGACGGGCGTCTCGCGGCTGGCGATTCAGAGTCGGTGGAAAGAGATCCTCGAATCCGCGGGGTTCGACGCGCCGGACTGGTAG
- a CDS encoding metallophosphoesterase family protein, with the protein MQIGVISDVHGNIVALDAVLSDMPEVDELVCAGDVVGYNPWPGECVDRIREAEVPTVEGNHDRAVVTGRYPGFNDMAAAGVEYAREHLTDEQIEWLSELPTERTLFDGRVKVVHGHPDDPDHYTRPSEYSPDLLGDEDVLIMGHTHVQHHEIYDEGIVLNPGSVGQPRDRDHRAAYSVVDPDARAVEERRVEYDTDAVVKEVVDAGLPQQIGFRLTQGR; encoded by the coding sequence ATGCAGATCGGGGTCATCTCGGACGTGCACGGAAATATCGTCGCGCTGGACGCCGTGCTGTCGGACATGCCGGAGGTCGACGAACTGGTCTGTGCGGGGGACGTCGTCGGCTACAACCCCTGGCCGGGGGAGTGTGTCGATCGGATCCGGGAGGCCGAGGTCCCGACGGTCGAGGGCAACCACGACCGGGCGGTCGTCACCGGTCGCTATCCCGGGTTCAACGACATGGCTGCCGCTGGCGTCGAATACGCACGGGAGCACCTGACAGACGAACAGATAGAGTGGCTATCTGAGCTGCCGACCGAGCGGACGCTGTTCGACGGCCGCGTGAAAGTCGTCCACGGCCACCCCGACGATCCCGACCACTACACCCGCCCCTCGGAGTACAGTCCCGACCTCCTCGGTGACGAAGACGTGCTGATCATGGGACACACGCACGTCCAGCACCACGAGATCTACGACGAGGGGATCGTCCTCAACCCCGGGAGCGTCGGCCAGCCCCGCGATCGGGACCACCGGGCGGCCTACAGCGTCGTCGATCCGGACGCTCGAGCCGTCGAGGAACGCCGCGTCGAGTACGACACTGACGCCGTCGTCAAGGAGGTCGTCGACGCCGGTCTCCCACAACAGATCGGCTTCCGGCTGACACAAGGCCGGTGA
- a CDS encoding CARDB domain-containing protein, with translation MVINTQVENPVGANDDDAVRDVYWSEAISGATSQHGTELTREQMTGQEAAEHMDGLDFEAVWTTTDGLPVQQWRIQDLSLRVNDRQLMVGKSTDATVTLEMAASDNTTATTTAEYDLNTSAATIENGTLEATDCGTAELTASVAGHSDTVTVAMLAPPELGVADATTGDALVARDSTVTVDTTVENVGDLEGSDTFDLEVDGETVDSTTVAVDGREERSVAFRWTPTETGSYTLTVGEETVGTVEVVEPPEVAVTDASVEADGLLVGREATVSTTLENPDRLAGSETATLVAGDTVVESRDVSVAAETTDTAAFTWTPDEPGTYNLTVNSVDAGTVEAVPRSAVSMTNVTAAEQVLTGETAEVAAEIVNEADLPVETSVAYAVDDDHIETRSVTLDPGTNTVAFETELSETGTATHSVSVADATGDGETDVRSPARFDVTDLVAPETVDAGQEVTISATVANTGGVDGEATVDVTIDGATVTDKTVSVEADSSTRVSATFTLQAQGEHTYSVATGDDSMSSAITAESADSDQIPDQSTGGPTTQSGEETASGDGFGPGFGVVAALMAIIGCGVALRESSSL, from the coding sequence GTGGTGATCAATACCCAGGTCGAAAACCCTGTTGGTGCAAACGATGACGATGCCGTCCGCGACGTCTACTGGAGCGAAGCGATCAGCGGAGCCACTTCCCAGCACGGCACAGAACTCACCCGCGAGCAGATGACCGGTCAGGAAGCCGCCGAGCACATGGACGGGCTTGATTTCGAGGCGGTCTGGACGACGACCGACGGACTCCCGGTCCAGCAGTGGCGGATCCAGGACCTCTCGCTGCGCGTCAATGACCGGCAACTCATGGTCGGCAAATCGACCGACGCGACGGTCACGCTCGAGATGGCCGCCAGCGACAACACCACGGCGACAACCACCGCCGAGTACGATCTCAACACCTCGGCGGCTACAATCGAGAACGGCACACTCGAAGCCACCGACTGCGGCACAGCCGAACTTACGGCCTCGGTGGCCGGCCACTCCGACACCGTGACCGTCGCGATGCTCGCGCCGCCGGAACTCGGCGTCGCCGACGCGACCACCGGCGATGCGCTCGTCGCTCGAGATTCGACCGTCACTGTCGACACTACCGTCGAGAACGTCGGCGATCTCGAGGGCAGCGACACGTTCGACCTTGAGGTCGACGGCGAGACGGTCGACTCGACGACCGTCGCTGTCGACGGCCGCGAGGAGCGATCGGTCGCCTTCCGCTGGACACCGACCGAAACCGGCAGCTACACCCTGACCGTCGGCGAAGAGACGGTCGGTACCGTCGAGGTCGTCGAACCGCCCGAAGTCGCCGTGACTGACGCGTCTGTCGAGGCGGACGGACTGCTCGTTGGACGGGAAGCGACCGTCTCGACGACACTGGAAAACCCGGATCGACTCGCCGGCTCGGAGACGGCGACGCTCGTTGCGGGCGACACGGTCGTCGAGTCTCGAGACGTGTCGGTCGCGGCCGAGACCACCGACACGGCGGCGTTCACCTGGACGCCCGACGAACCGGGCACGTACAACCTGACGGTCAACTCCGTCGACGCTGGCACCGTCGAGGCCGTCCCCCGGTCGGCGGTCTCTATGACGAACGTCACCGCGGCCGAGCAGGTGCTCACCGGCGAGACCGCGGAGGTGGCCGCCGAGATCGTCAACGAGGCTGACCTCCCCGTCGAGACGTCCGTCGCCTATGCGGTCGACGACGACCACATCGAGACGCGGTCTGTCACACTCGATCCCGGCACCAACACCGTCGCCTTCGAGACCGAGTTGTCCGAGACGGGCACCGCTACGCACTCGGTGTCGGTCGCCGATGCGACGGGCGACGGCGAAACCGACGTGCGTTCCCCCGCGCGGTTCGATGTCACGGACCTCGTCGCCCCCGAAACCGTCGATGCGGGTCAGGAGGTGACGATCAGCGCGACCGTAGCGAATACTGGCGGTGTCGATGGCGAAGCGACGGTCGACGTCACGATCGACGGCGCGACCGTGACCGACAAGACAGTCTCGGTCGAGGCCGACAGCAGCACCCGCGTTTCCGCGACGTTCACGCTGCAGGCACAGGGGGAACACACGTACAGTGTCGCAACCGGCGACGACAGCATGTCGAGTGCGATTACCGCTGAAAGTGCGGACAGCGATCAGATCCCCGATCAGTCCACCGGCGGACCGACGACACAGTCGGGCGAGGAAACAGCGTCGGGCGACGGGTTCGGCCCCGGCTTCGGCGTCGTCGCCGCCCTGATGGCAATTATCGGGTGCGGTGTCGCGCTCCGCGAATCGAGTTCGCTGTAG
- a CDS encoding DUF7382 domain-containing protein → MRERRSFRTDERGIEGLPIRLVIAIVVGVAALSVMMTIIDDVGTVGEEELSANPNEEVLSNNIKYPIDITVTDEDGQGIPNATVYLQSGTANLDKSDTTFTETDYNGSTNTLNINPKTDIDWRPGQESGEIEIHIKPPGDGNYKDDQIDKITVLNPNV, encoded by the coding sequence ATGCGTGAACGGAGGTCGTTCCGCACGGACGAACGGGGTATCGAGGGGTTACCGATACGGCTCGTGATCGCCATCGTGGTGGGGGTCGCGGCGCTGTCGGTCATGATGACCATTATCGACGACGTCGGAACTGTCGGTGAGGAAGAACTATCGGCGAATCCGAATGAAGAGGTATTATCAAATAATATTAAATATCCTATAGATATCACCGTGACTGATGAAGACGGTCAAGGAATTCCGAACGCCACTGTATATCTACAATCGGGAACAGCAAATCTAGACAAATCGGATACTACGTTCACCGAAACAGATTATAATGGGTCAACAAATACTCTGAATATTAATCCAAAAACAGATATTGACTGGAGACCCGGACAAGAATCGGGTGAGATTGAAATCCATATCAAGCCTCCGGGAGATGGAAATTACAAAGATGATCAGATCGATAAAATAACCGTTCTGAACCCCAACGTATAG
- a CDS encoding ATP-binding protein: protein MTFVIGRGEGESLEKRPTGRLGTYRALDGSSGAPLYVDLDGPHAMLVVGKRGYGKSYTLGVIAEALARAEGVAPVVIDPMGVFDTLAEQSRDEPVPAEVMSAPPVRPNTLDPRSWCALLELSPESGAGALVWQAAGEHDSLAGMRRHVRDADAPGTDKRAAINHLDLADSWGVFDEEGVAAADLASPAITVVDVSGLDSAPMNAVARAIGETLYRARVDRAIDRLPWVLIDEVHTFFDGVAAPALETILTRGRAPGVSLVMATQRPSAVPPVGVSQSDVIVSHRLTSGADIEALKATQPTYMDASLAERMPTETGDVIVVDDATETVHAATIRRRDTPHGGDSPRASEQ, encoded by the coding sequence GTGACGTTCGTCATCGGACGTGGGGAGGGGGAATCGCTCGAGAAACGACCCACCGGGCGGCTGGGCACGTATCGCGCGCTGGACGGTTCCAGCGGCGCGCCGCTGTACGTCGACCTCGACGGCCCGCACGCGATGCTGGTCGTGGGCAAACGCGGCTACGGCAAGTCCTACACGCTGGGCGTCATCGCCGAGGCGCTCGCCCGCGCGGAGGGCGTCGCACCCGTCGTCATCGACCCCATGGGCGTGTTCGACACGCTCGCCGAGCAGTCGCGCGATGAACCCGTTCCCGCCGAGGTCATGTCGGCACCGCCCGTCCGGCCGAACACGCTCGATCCCCGATCGTGGTGTGCCCTGCTCGAACTCTCGCCGGAGAGCGGTGCCGGCGCACTGGTCTGGCAGGCCGCGGGGGAACACGACAGTCTGGCGGGGATGCGCCGGCACGTCCGGGACGCCGACGCGCCCGGAACCGACAAACGCGCGGCGATCAACCATCTCGACCTCGCCGATTCGTGGGGGGTCTTCGACGAGGAGGGGGTCGCGGCGGCCGACCTCGCCAGCCCGGCAATCACCGTCGTCGACGTGTCGGGGCTCGACTCCGCCCCGATGAACGCTGTCGCGCGCGCCATCGGCGAGACGCTGTATCGCGCCCGCGTCGACCGTGCGATCGATCGGCTGCCCTGGGTGCTGATCGACGAAGTACACACCTTTTTCGACGGCGTCGCGGCGCCAGCCCTCGAGACGATTCTCACGCGCGGCCGCGCACCCGGCGTGAGTCTCGTGATGGCGACCCAGCGCCCGAGCGCCGTGCCGCCGGTCGGCGTCTCCCAGTCTGACGTCATCGTCTCGCACCGGCTGACCTCCGGTGCCGACATCGAGGCGCTGAAAGCCACGCAACCGACCTACATGGACGCCTCGCTGGCGGAGCGAATGCCGACCGAGACCGGCGACGTGATCGTCGTCGACGACGCCACCGAGACGGTCCACGCCGCGACGATTCGAAGGCGAGACACGCCCCACGGCGGCGACAGTCCGCGCGCCTCCGAGCAGTAG
- a CDS encoding ABC transporter C-terminal domain-containing protein — protein sequence MTDIERLEERLSAVERTVIDGEHDFEELADLAEVVDRLERLEDRFEELEHRVADLEGRTDSLQGYVTNVDSVNESVEQQSASALAAVESIEERVEELERRSETTERVDQYRPTSRSQTTEQPIEEDSIAETVDRLVDGTDREQRPGAGAAGDGTTAVGQTDGGSVGTPTHAAGSSDDPHADTPEADPEEIDRRYGERPDPVPDSKMNADEAGETGKTDPDDDSLLSSLKSKLP from the coding sequence ATGACCGACATCGAGCGGCTGGAAGAGCGACTGTCGGCCGTCGAGCGGACGGTGATCGACGGCGAACACGATTTCGAGGAACTGGCGGACCTCGCAGAGGTCGTCGATCGACTCGAGCGTCTCGAAGACCGGTTCGAGGAACTGGAGCATCGCGTCGCGGATCTGGAAGGGCGGACCGATTCTTTACAGGGGTATGTCACCAACGTGGACTCGGTCAACGAATCGGTCGAACAGCAGTCGGCGTCGGCCCTCGCCGCGGTCGAATCGATCGAGGAGCGCGTCGAGGAACTCGAACGACGCTCGGAGACGACTGAACGCGTCGATCAGTATCGACCGACTTCCCGCTCGCAGACGACCGAACAGCCTATCGAGGAGGATTCGATCGCGGAGACCGTCGACAGGCTGGTCGACGGGACGGACCGCGAGCAGCGACCGGGCGCCGGAGCCGCCGGTGACGGCACGACTGCGGTGGGTCAGACCGACGGCGGGTCTGTCGGCACGCCTACACATGCTGCCGGGTCGTCCGACGATCCGCACGCCGACACTCCCGAGGCCGATCCCGAGGAGATCGACCGTCGCTACGGGGAACGACCCGATCCGGTCCCCGATAGCAAGATGAACGCCGACGAGGCCGGCGAGACCGGCAAAACTGACCCGGACGACGATAGTCTCCTCTCGTCGCTGAAGTCGAAACTCCCGTGA
- a CDS encoding DUF7311 family protein, with protein sequence MIRYVIAVILAAALIAASLPAVESAATVRGECTVESNVAAIESAAEALVEQERLPPKGLMGTQRSVDLSFPSDSLTNAPVRHLELDRVDGENVTVARYRVEGGSTQTVTIDAPIVDESMNSPVDLGRPTGTVTYVLLLQREPPDGEPIVILTRTSR encoded by the coding sequence GTGATCCGGTACGTCATCGCGGTCATCCTGGCGGCGGCACTGATCGCGGCGTCGCTGCCGGCAGTCGAATCCGCGGCGACTGTCCGGGGCGAATGCACCGTCGAGTCGAACGTCGCCGCGATCGAATCGGCCGCCGAGGCGCTCGTCGAGCAGGAGCGTCTCCCCCCGAAGGGCCTCATGGGGACACAGCGGTCCGTCGACCTCTCGTTCCCATCGGATTCGCTTACGAACGCCCCGGTTCGACACCTCGAACTCGATCGGGTCGACGGCGAGAACGTCACGGTCGCCCGCTATCGCGTCGAGGGCGGTTCGACGCAAACTGTCACGATCGACGCTCCGATCGTCGACGAATCGATGAACTCACCGGTCGACCTCGGGCGACCGACTGGAACGGTGACGTACGTACTGTTGTTACAGCGGGAACCCCCCGACGGCGAACCGATAGTCATCCTGACAAGAACGAGCCGATAG
- a CDS encoding DUF5811 family protein: protein MYGNLSGGGDVSADDPPLSSDQRRSLRRDLASVAARTRELLPGDFVVGSELRTSATGLEATIAVQPPVGSVVSAGYAPSEDDDISIDDEEREDLAMGLAASAALQVKQAYPDEGSPAAQ from the coding sequence ATGTATGGCAATCTCTCCGGCGGCGGTGACGTCAGTGCTGACGATCCGCCACTGTCGTCCGACCAGCGGCGTTCGCTCCGGCGCGATCTCGCGAGCGTTGCCGCCCGTACTCGCGAACTTCTCCCCGGTGATTTCGTCGTCGGTTCCGAGCTCCGGACCAGTGCGACGGGTCTCGAGGCGACGATCGCCGTCCAGCCGCCGGTCGGGTCGGTCGTCAGCGCCGGCTACGCACCCAGCGAGGACGACGATATCTCGATCGACGACGAGGAACGCGAGGACCTGGCGATGGGACTGGCCGCCAGTGCTGCCCTCCAGGTGAAACAGGCCTACCCCGACGAGGGCTCTCCGGCCGCGCAGTGA
- a CDS encoding pyruvoyl-dependent arginine decarboxylase → MSTIRVAWGSATSPTAISAYDGALAAANVHNYNLITLSSVIPAEPSLEEVGIAPDLGPAGQGLPVVQSHETVGPGSDDPAVAGLGWIRSESGHGLFYEVSGTDPDAVEATIREGIADGQRLRDWTFDSEPTVRIETAEPEPDAFAAAVVVAAYGHSESLL, encoded by the coding sequence ATGAGCACGATTCGGGTCGCGTGGGGGAGCGCCACGAGCCCGACCGCGATCTCGGCCTACGACGGCGCGCTGGCGGCCGCGAACGTTCACAACTACAACCTGATCACGCTCTCGTCGGTGATCCCCGCCGAGCCGTCGCTCGAGGAGGTCGGAATCGCTCCCGACCTGGGTCCGGCAGGGCAGGGACTGCCGGTCGTCCAGAGCCACGAGACGGTCGGGCCGGGCAGTGACGACCCGGCAGTCGCCGGACTGGGATGGATCCGCAGCGAGTCGGGTCACGGACTGTTCTACGAGGTCTCGGGCACCGATCCCGACGCCGTCGAAGCGACGATCCGCGAGGGAATCGCGGACGGACAGCGACTCCGCGACTGGACGTTCGATTCCGAGCCGACCGTCCGCATCGAGACTGCCGAGCCCGAACCCGACGCCTTCGCGGCGGCAGTCGTCGTCGCCGCGTACGGTCACAGCGAATCGCTGCTGTGA
- a CDS encoding ATP-binding protein, which produces MSDLGDFTDFSADDSGDTGDESRSSPSAERDDERFEPVEVSPTRSERGIGVLSAAEGLTISEDEDDTTLRAYITVRNRSAVRIGTYLLVPYPDGERLFCRITALEYMPEFRADDATEIHAQRAMNSREIDEEDFKFMATLEPVAVLYEEGDELKRRMTDRVPKPETAVRRADDAGEIKTGLKIPAEGVFLGHLAVGGERVTTAAEPPTIDYRLKDDYANGDPLVFRHTLVAGGTGSGKTHAAKNVLRQYLADERSYPVESGSDRKVSPALVVFDPQDEYAQMHDDGDLPREFQRRCEREDIACGGHDDTVAFVPDVDGASYSADHHRAEQAPFTIPFSMVDDNPWLIAGSGLNDNQYSALVNVLLPRFRDEYGQGGTYEQFTRFLDDPALREQLDESGRVHEATFDAVRRRALGFGGVFDQDARPITDLVHEFVRPGGLTVVPTYHINDSRATETVVLALASLLVDEKLSNDPTFDRIEETPLIVGMDEAHNFLTDADTVQARKVIGKFTDAAKQGRKERLGLFLITQDPQDIADPVFKQINTTAVLNLGDEDAISAVNIPSNLESKVPYMEKGQMVVYSPDNSEPVELIGLSTCVTKHGR; this is translated from the coding sequence ATGTCCGATCTCGGGGATTTCACCGATTTCAGCGCCGACGATTCCGGGGACACTGGCGACGAGAGTCGATCGTCGCCGTCCGCCGAACGGGACGACGAACGGTTCGAACCGGTCGAGGTCTCGCCGACGCGATCCGAGCGCGGGATCGGCGTCCTCTCGGCCGCCGAGGGGCTGACCATCAGCGAGGACGAGGACGACACCACGCTCCGGGCGTACATCACCGTGCGCAACCGCTCGGCCGTCCGGATCGGGACGTACCTCCTGGTCCCGTATCCCGACGGCGAGCGGCTGTTCTGTCGGATCACCGCACTGGAGTACATGCCGGAGTTTCGCGCCGACGACGCCACGGAGATCCACGCCCAGCGCGCGATGAACTCCCGGGAGATCGACGAGGAGGACTTCAAGTTCATGGCGACGCTGGAACCCGTGGCCGTTCTCTACGAGGAGGGAGACGAACTCAAGCGGCGGATGACCGACCGCGTCCCCAAACCCGAGACGGCCGTCCGGCGGGCCGACGACGCGGGCGAGATCAAGACCGGGCTGAAGATCCCCGCGGAGGGCGTCTTCCTCGGCCATCTCGCGGTCGGTGGCGAGCGAGTCACGACGGCCGCCGAACCGCCGACCATCGACTACCGTCTGAAAGACGACTACGCCAACGGCGACCCGCTCGTGTTCCGACACACCCTCGTGGCGGGCGGCACCGGTTCGGGCAAGACCCACGCCGCGAAGAACGTTCTTCGGCAATATCTCGCCGACGAACGCTCTTATCCCGTCGAATCGGGAAGCGACCGCAAGGTCTCGCCCGCACTGGTCGTGTTCGACCCACAGGACGAGTACGCACAGATGCACGACGACGGCGACCTCCCCCGGGAGTTCCAGCGACGCTGCGAGCGCGAGGACATTGCCTGTGGCGGCCACGACGACACCGTCGCGTTCGTCCCCGACGTCGACGGGGCCTCCTACAGCGCCGACCACCACCGCGCCGAACAGGCCCCCTTCACCATCCCGTTCTCGATGGTCGACGACAACCCCTGGCTGATCGCGGGAAGCGGCCTCAACGACAACCAGTACTCCGCGCTCGTGAACGTCCTCCTGCCCCGCTTTCGCGACGAGTACGGACAGGGCGGAACCTACGAACAGTTCACGCGCTTTCTCGACGACCCGGCGCTGCGCGAACAACTGGACGAGTCCGGCCGGGTCCACGAGGCGACCTTCGATGCCGTCCGCCGGCGCGCGCTCGGGTTCGGTGGCGTCTTCGATCAGGACGCCCGCCCGATTACGGATCTCGTCCACGAGTTCGTCCGCCCCGGCGGGCTGACCGTCGTCCCGACCTACCACATCAACGATAGCCGGGCGACCGAGACGGTCGTGCTCGCGCTCGCCTCGTTGCTGGTCGACGAGAAACTCTCGAACGACCCGACCTTCGACCGCATCGAGGAGACGCCGCTGATCGTCGGCATGGACGAGGCACACAACTTCCTGACCGACGCCGATACCGTCCAGGCACGGAAGGTCATCGGGAAGTTCACCGACGCCGCCAAGCAGGGCCGCAAGGAGCGGCTCGGCCTCTTTCTGATCACGCAGGACCCCCAGGACATCGCCGATCCCGTCTTCAAGCAGATCAACACGACGGCCGTCCTCAACCTGGGCGACGAGGACGCCATCTCGGCTGTCAACATCCCCTCGAATCTCGAATCGAAGGTCCCCTACATGGAGAAAGGGCAGATGGTCGTCTACTCGCCGGACAACTCCGAACCGGTCGAGTTGATCGGGCTGTCGACCTGCGTGACAAAACACGGCCGGTAG
- a CDS encoding endonuclease/exonuclease/phosphatase family protein: MTAWFRVMTYNVRYDNPDDGEHRWSNRREGVADTIRFREPSLLGLQEPLEHQLSYLREQLPGYEWAGDPRVDGDSEGEYSPVAFDGRRFDLVETDTFWLSETPERAGSLGWDARHPRIVTWVRLRDRETGAVFVHANTHFSHDGPQARRHSARLLRERLDELTDDEPVIVTGDFNCVAGESPHETIVDPDAGRRTLSNAIDRSEHGHYGPETSVTDFEHLVPNRKIDHVFVTDDVEVRQHGVCTDLFAAERYPSDHFPVLAQVRLE, translated from the coding sequence ATGACCGCGTGGTTTCGCGTCATGACCTACAACGTCCGCTACGACAACCCCGACGACGGCGAGCACCGGTGGTCGAACCGTCGGGAGGGCGTCGCGGACACGATCCGATTTCGCGAGCCGTCGTTGCTCGGCCTGCAGGAACCGCTCGAACACCAGCTGTCGTACCTGCGAGAGCAACTTCCCGGCTACGAGTGGGCCGGTGACCCTCGCGTCGACGGCGACAGCGAGGGCGAATACTCACCGGTCGCCTTCGACGGGCGACGGTTCGACCTCGTCGAGACCGACACGTTCTGGCTCTCGGAGACGCCCGAACGGGCGGGCAGCCTCGGCTGGGACGCCCGTCACCCGCGGATCGTCACCTGGGTGCGGCTGCGCGACCGGGAAACCGGTGCGGTGTTCGTCCACGCCAACACGCACTTCTCACACGACGGACCGCAAGCGCGCCGCCACAGCGCCCGCCTGCTCCGGGAGCGACTGGACGAGCTGACCGACGACGAGCCTGTGATCGTCACGGGCGATTTCAACTGCGTCGCCGGCGAGTCCCCCCACGAGACGATCGTCGATCCTGACGCGGGGCGACGGACGCTGTCCAACGCGATCGACCGCTCCGAACACGGCCACTACGGCCCCGAAACCTCCGTCACCGACTTCGAACACCTCGTCCCCAACCGCAAGATCGACCACGTCTTCGTCACTGACGACGTCGAGGTTCGTCAGCACGGGGTCTGTACCGACCTCTTCGCCGCGGAGCGCTACCCGTCGGATCACTTCCCCGTGCTCGCGCAGGTCCGACTCGAGTGA
- a CDS encoding DUF7113 family protein produces MLLIRGEAGGTALTGTLYEPGDDPPSFSGAPDDGAPYVWVCDSFYEVASGGQVQRIGDREVNVAFESPSPRGFETREQAIEAAKDHVRTQFQRIGLDSEDVTITLKEM; encoded by the coding sequence ATGCTACTGATCCGGGGCGAAGCGGGCGGAACGGCGCTGACGGGGACGCTGTACGAACCCGGCGACGACCCGCCGTCGTTCAGCGGCGCGCCCGACGACGGCGCGCCCTACGTGTGGGTCTGTGATTCCTTCTACGAGGTCGCAAGCGGCGGCCAGGTCCAGCGGATCGGCGACCGAGAGGTCAACGTCGCCTTCGAATCGCCCAGCCCCCGCGGGTTCGAAACCCGCGAGCAGGCGATCGAGGCCGCGAAAGACCACGTTCGCACGCAGTTTCAGCGGATCGGCCTGGATTCCGAGGACGTGACGATCACGCTCAAAGAGATGTGA
- a CDS encoding antitoxin VapB family protein, with product MGTEYKNVRLTADAYETLKRRKRDDESFSDVVERLVEERPISDLAGALSGNDVETIREAREASYEAYADRRSEGLTDRSQ from the coding sequence ATGGGCACCGAGTACAAGAACGTCCGGCTGACAGCGGACGCGTACGAAACGCTCAAGCGGCGCAAACGGGACGACGAGTCGTTTTCGGATGTCGTCGAGCGCCTCGTCGAAGAGCGACCGATCAGTGACCTCGCGGGTGCGCTATCCGGGAACGACGTCGAGACGATCCGAGAAGCACGAGAAGCGTCCTACGAGGCGTATGCGGATCGTCGATCGGAGGGACTGACCGATCGATCCCAATGA
- a CDS encoding PIN domain-containing protein encodes MILDTSFVEDVSRADEDALAKADALAETGTPERLSAMTLYELYWGVGYVDRSQAERDVVDSVLETKEIYPVTPEIARKAGRIAGTIASDGRPLDDPGDGIIGATGVVHDEPVLTRNVDHFERIPGLEIDSY; translated from the coding sequence ATGATCCTCGATACGTCGTTCGTGGAAGACGTCTCACGAGCGGACGAGGACGCGCTCGCGAAAGCCGACGCGCTCGCCGAGACCGGAACGCCAGAGCGACTCTCGGCGATGACCCTGTACGAATTGTACTGGGGCGTCGGTTACGTCGACCGATCTCAGGCCGAACGTGACGTCGTCGATTCGGTCCTCGAAACGAAAGAGATCTACCCGGTGACGCCCGAAATCGCACGCAAAGCCGGACGTATCGCCGGAACGATTGCCAGCGACGGACGGCCACTAGACGACCCTGGTGACGGAATCATCGGTGCTACCGGAGTTGTCCACGACGAACCGGTGCTCACGCGCAACGTCGACCACTTCGAACGAATCCCCGGACTCGAAATCGACTCGTATTGA